One Gemmatimonadota bacterium genomic window, CGGCCCGCACGGGGCCGTTCCTGGCCGCGCGGGCCGCCGGGCTGCTCACCCGTCACACCGCCGAGCTGGCGAGGGGCGAGGCGGTGGCCAGTGAGATCACCAACGACGGCTGGATCGAGCACCTGGTGCGGATCGCCGTCCCGCGTCTCTCCCCGGCGCAGGCCGGTCGTAACCTCGCCCGCATCACCTCACGGCACGACCTCACCTTTTTCGCCCACTACGCCACCGACCATGCCGGCCATCGCCGCAGCCTCGCCGAAGCCAGGGCTGCGCTGGAGCGGGTGGACGCGTTCCTGGGCGGCGTGCTTGAGGAGCTGCCCGCCGACTGCCTGCTGCTGGTGGCCAGCGATCACGGCAACATCGAGGACATCCGGACCGGCCACACGCGCAATCCGGCGCTGGCGCTCGTGGTGGGGCCGGGGCACCGGGAATTCGCAGTGAGGCTCCGGGATTTGTTGGATGTGGCGGGGGCGGTGCTCGACTATCTCGACGGGGGCATGCCGCAGGGAGCGAGGGGGAGCTGAGATGGTGAGCTAAGGGAGGACGAGATCCGGGCGCCGAAGGGGGCTGGGTGTTCGGGTACGGGTAACGGGTACGGGTACGGAGTTTAGACTTCTCGGTGGGCGAAGCTCAGGGCAGCAAAGCCCAGCATCACCAGAGCGTAGCCCGCGGCGTAGGCGAAGGCGTCCCAGGGGATGGGCTGCACCCGGGCGAAGGCGCCCTCGAGGCGGAAGAGCGCGGCCTGCGGCGGCAGCACAAAGCTGATGAAGTCCTGCACGCCGGCGGGTATGGCCAGCGCCTGGGCGCGCCGCAGCGCGTCCCAGACCAGGGCGAGGATGGCGAGGAGCAGGGCGATCCAGGCGTCGCCGCGTGTCCAAACGGATAGCAGGGCGGTCAGGCTGCCATACACCAGGATGTAGGCGGCGATGAGCACCAGAGTGGCTGGTCCAGCCCACTCCCCGAGCAGGAGCAGGTCAAAGCCGGGGAGCAGCAGGGCGCAGATCAGGAAGGCCTGGAGTCCGAGAACGGCGAGGCGAGTGGCGTAGAGGCGCAGGGGGGAGACGGGGCGCACGTAGAAGAGCCGGGCGTGGCCGTCGGCCCGTTCGCCGCTGACCAGGCCAGCCACCAGCACGAGGGTGGCGATGAGCGGGAAGTGGCCGAGCAGCCAGCCCAGGAGTAGCAATGCGGAGACGAGCGGGTATCCGCCCACCAGGAAGAGGCGGTCGATCTCGACGCCGCCGTGCTCGGCGCCCACCAGCAGCCGGGCGGCGGCACCGGCGGCCAGGAAGAGGGCGGCGAATGCCAGGAGCGCCAGAATCCGCCGCTGCGCGGCCCGCAACGTAAGTCCCACTATAGCCAGCTCGCTCATGAGCCCTTCACCCCTCTGCGCAGCGCGCGCTCGACCCGGGCCTCGAGCGGCTCCTCGACCGGCCGCGCGGAGACGAGCACGCCCCCGGCCGAGAGGAGCGCGGCCAGCCGCTGGCTCAGGTCCTTCGGGTCACCGACGGCCACGATGTACGCCGCCGCCTCGCCCTCGAGCGGCTCGGAGCCGGGAAAGATCTGGGCCATGCCGCTCACGGGAGAGGCCAGCTCGAGGCGGTAGCGTTGCGGGCCGGCCGGCGCTGCCGCCGGCATGATCTCCTGGACTCGGCCGCCATCCAGCAATACTACCGTTTGCGCCAGCCGCTCCACCTCGGCCAGGTCGTGGCTGGACAGCAGAACGGTAGCGCCCCCCGAACGACGTTCTTCCAG contains:
- a CDS encoding alkaline phosphatase family protein translates to MPRLLFIFVDGVGLGSGDGAVNPLVGARLPVLQELLEGGRPLAAFALFQGGRASLAGLDAGLGVPGLPQSGTGHAALLTGENAPRLFGRHFGPWVPTALRPLVERRSFLVQALAAGRRVALANAYPEELVAAAGAAGGPARLPLPARTGPFLAARAAGLLTRHTAELARGEAVASEITNDGWIEHLVRIAVPRLSPAQAGRNLARITSRHDLTFFAHYATDHAGHRRSLAEARAALERVDAFLGGVLEELPADCLLLVASDHGNIEDIRTGHTRNPALALVVGPGHREFAVRLRDLLDVAGAVLDYLDGGMPQGARGS